A section of the Paralichthys olivaceus isolate ysfri-2021 chromosome 16, ASM2471397v2, whole genome shotgun sequence genome encodes:
- the LOC109642433 gene encoding cyclin-Y-like isoform X3, translating into MLLDIFDEKLHPLSKSEVPPDYSQHDPEQRQIYRFVRTLFSSAQLTAECAIVTLVYLERLLTYAEIDIGPGNWKRIVLGAILLASKVWDDQAVWNVDYCQILKDITVEDMNELERQFLELLQFNINVPSSVYAKYYFDLRSLAESNNLSFPLEPLGRDKAHKLEAMSRLCDDKYKDVRKASRKRSASVDNLCGIRWVPAILS; encoded by the exons ATGCTGCTGGATATATTTGATGAAAAGCTTCACCCTCTCTCA AAATCGGAGGTGCCGCCCGACTACAGCCAACACGACCCAGAGCAGAGGCAGATCTACCGCTTCGTCAGGACGTTGTTTAGCTCCGCCCAGCTCACTGCAGAGTGCGCCATCGTCACACTG GTTTACCTGGAGAGGCTCCTGACCTACGCAGAGATCGACATCGGCCCCGGGAACTGGAAGAGGATTGTTCTGGGCGCCATCCTGCTGGCGTCCAAGGTCTGGGATGACCAGGCTGTCTGGAACGTGGACTACTGCCAGATCCTCAAGGATATCACTGTGGAGGACAT GAATGAATTGGAGCGACAGtttctggagctgctgcagttcaACATCAACGTGCCGTCCAGTGTCTACGCCAAGTATTACTTTGACCTGCGATCGCTCGCCGAGTCCAACAACCTCAGCTTCCCCCTGGAGCCGCTCGGCAGGGACAAGGCCCACAAACTGGAG GCTATGTCCCGGCTCTGTGACGACAAGTACAAAGACGTGCGGAAAGCGTCCAGGAAGCGCTCGGCCAGCGTGGACAATCTCTGTGGAATCAGATGGGTTCCAGCGATTCTCTCCTAA
- the sdr39u1 gene encoding epimerase family protein SDR39U1, producing MRVLIGGGSGFVGRELSRLLRDKGHEVTLISRQPGPGKITWGELESHGLPPCEGAVNLAGENIMNPLRWWNESYKKDLFSSRIDTTKALAEAIAASPTPPHSWVLVSGVACYKPSLTGQYTEDSEWTPFDLLSKLVKEWEAAALLPETAAKTTRQVVIRPGAVLGRDGGAMKQMLLPFWLGLGGTLGSGRQPFPWIHVSDLAGIIAHSLEPLADTPPPSTQVFNGVAPALNTNYEFTKELGRLLRRPTIFPVPGFVINGLMGSERAVILTQGQKVVPQRTLEAGFQYKYPDLTSALKEIVGS from the exons ATGAGAGTGTTGATCG GAGGAGGATCCGGCTTTGTGGGCCGGGAGCTGTCCCGTCTGCTCAGAGACAAAGGTCATGAGGTCACACTGATATCTCGCCAGCCTGGTCCAGGAAAAATAACATGG GGTGAGCTGGAGTCTCATGGCCTCCCACCATGTGAGGGCGCTGTCAACTTGGCTGGAGAGAATATCATGAACCCACTGAGATG GTGGAATGAAAGCTATAAAAAAGATTTGTTCTCCAGTCGCATCGATACCACCAAAGCTCTGGCTGAAGCGATAGCTGCCTcgcccacccccccccactcctgGGTGCTGGTGTCAGGTGTAG CTTGTTACAAACCCAGTCTGACAGGTCAGTATACAGAAGACAGTGAGTGGACGCCGTTTGACCTCCTCTCCAAACTCGTCAAAGAGTGGGAGGCCGCAGCGCTTCTTCCTGAGACTGCGGCAAAAACCACCAGACAAGTCGTCATCAGGCCTG GGGCAGTGCTGGGTCGCGATGGTGGCGCCATGAAGCAAATGCTGCTGCCCTTCTGGCTCGGCCTCGGGGGAACTCTGGGGTCAGGAAGACAACCGTTCCCTTGGATCCACGTCTCGGACCTGGCGGGAATCATCGCCCACTCCCTGGAGCCCCTCGCCGACAcccccccgccctcaacacAGGTGTTCAATGGAGTCGCACCCGCGCTGAACACCAACTACGAGTTCACTAAGGAACTGGGTCGGCTTCTGAGGCGACCCACCATTTTTCCTGTACCAGGCTTCGTCATTAACGGTCTGATGGGCTCAGAAAGAGCCGTCATCCTCACGCAGGGACAGAAGGTCGTCCCGCAGAGGACGTTAGAGGCGGGGTTTCAGTACAAGTACCCAGACTTGACGTCAGCCCTGAAGGAGATTGTTGGGAGTTAA
- the mettl17 gene encoding ribosome assembly protein METTL17, mitochondrial — MASWSCRVLGQRAGAFRRMCTAAQSQSEADFLKGELHRKHPGVTNLKTLSLPEELQRAAWSIIQSAQVNRLNERTHSFANFLWSRKRAVEVVTLRRTAVSLEKELWKKAVEKGGNIDEEALEDRIRRKVFSELRRTTYHWKALKYDEELCVVYLAARLAGGYAAVRRALNEIKKRDSSFAPQSLLDFGSGLGTVVWASHSHWAASLKEMVCVDSSAPMNILAERLLKGDDERAQPHIQHVYFRQFLPVSPKVQFDLVVAAFTLSEIPGGKEREEAVFTLWRKTSSYLVLVENGTKEGHQILMEARDTLLKKQEKMVHDPRPASVFAPCPHELTCPKLARELAVPCNFQQLYQPLPLPGHNVRQIEKFSYLILTRGGPPEAETEGVNWARLIAPVLRRTRHVHCQMCSPDGKLHHMVVTARKHSRDVYRCARNSDWGDQLPVIQRDEDDVQSDSE; from the exons atggcGTCGTGGAGCTGCAGGGTCCTGGGCCAGAGAGCTGGGGCGTTCAGG AGAATGTGCACGgctgcacagtcacagtctGAGGCAGATTTCCTAAAAGGAGAACTGCACAGGAAGCATCCAGGTGTGACCAACCTGAAAACTCTGAGCCTCCCTGAGGAACTCCAGAGGGCTGCCTGGTCGATTATTCAGA GTGCTCAGGTGAATCGGCTGAACGAGCGCACGCACAGCTTCGCAAACTTCCTGTGGAGCAGAAAACGAGCCGTCGAGGTCGTGACACTGAGACGGACAGCGGTGAGCCTGGAGAAGGAACTCTGGAAGAAAGCagtggagaagggaggaa atatAGACGAGGAAGCGCTGGAAGACCGCATCCGGAGGAAAGTGTTCTCAGAGCTCAGGAGAACAACATATCACTGGAAGGCCTTAAA GTACGATGAAGAGTTGTGTGTCGTGTACCTGGCGGCCCGGCTGGCCGGGGGCTACGCTGCGGTGCGGAGAGCTCTGAATGAG ATCAAGAAGAGGGATTCCTCTTTTGCTCCTCAGTCTCTTCTGGATTTTGGTTCAGGGCTGGGAACAGTTGTCTG GGCGTCACACTCGCACTGGGCCGCCTCTCTGAAGGAGATGGTGTGTGTGGACAGCTCTGCTCCGATGAACATTCTGGCGGAACGACTTCTCAAag GCGATGATGAACGGGCTCAACCTCACATCCAACATGTTTATTTCAGACAGTTCCTCCCCGTCTCTCCTAAG GTGCAGTTTGATTTGGTGGTCGCAGCTTTTACTCTGTCAGAGATTCCCGGTGGGAAGGAGCGAGAAGAGGCCGTGTTCACTCTGTGGAGAAAGACCAGCTCGTACCTG GTGCTGGTGGAAAATGGGACCAAAGAGGGACATCAGATTCTTATGGAAGCCAGAGACACGTTATTAAAG aaacaagagaaaatggTCCATGACCCCAGACCAGCATCCGTGTTCGCCCCC TGTCCTCATGAACTGACGTGTCCTAAACTGGCCCGAGAGCTCGCCGTCCCCTGCAACTTCCAGCAGCTGTACCAACCTCTGCCTCTGCCCGGG CACAACGTTCGTCAGATAGAGAAGTTCAGTTACCTGATTCTGACTCGCGGAGGTCCCCcggaggcagagacagaaggTGTGAACTGGGCTCGGCTGATCGCACCAGTTCTGCGACGGACGAGACACGTCCACTGTCAGATGTGTTCGCCCGACGGAAAACTGCATCACATGGTGGTGACGGCTCGAAAACACAGCAG AGATGTGTATCGTTGTGCTCGGAACAGCGACTGGGGAGATCAACTGCCGGTCATTCAGAGAGATGAAGACGACGTCCAGAGTGATTCAGAGTGA
- the parp2 gene encoding poly [ADP-ribose] polymerase 2 isoform X1, whose product MRRTRASRSQSQAAEEGGEVRTDTVWQWKGDEGQWEQYSPAACALLNSAVSSGEASVSLALGSGTAYEVDLKKMVQINPVTKYKRKIRSQTVKSESVNEASDSTALNGMTVQVKEEEEEEEEEEKPAPKRRKAQSKSQTKTEKTPKEEMKNEEVTRTVVMKGKAPVDSECKAKLGKAHVYCEGNDVYDVMLNQTNLQFNNNKYYLIQLLQDDSSKLYSVWMRWGRVGKVGQSSLTPCAGDLLKAKDIFKKKFLDKTKNEWEHRAAFEKVAGKYDMVFMDYSTNEKQEETTVSTVPKKKKSSMLDVKIQSLLELICDLKAMEECVLEMKFDTRKAPLGKLTSEQIRAGYTALQRIEACLKRKGNRRELLEACNQFYTRIPHDFGLKTPPMIDTKEELKEKIALLEALSDIQIAVKMVQSSENGDEHPLDRQYSSLQCKLQPLDCRSDEFKVIEKYLQSTHASTHQDYTMTVLDMFSVDRDGESNNFLSQLHNRTLLWHGSRLSNWVGILSQGLRVAPPEAPATGYMFGKGIYFADMSSKSANYCFASQQNHVGLLLLCEVALGDCHELLDADYEASNLPAGKHSTKGLGQTGPDPKNSVTLDGVTVPMGPGVKTGVGKNGAYSLLYNEFIVYNPAQTRMRYLLRIQFNYSSLW is encoded by the exons ATGAGGAGAACCAGGGCGTCGAGGAGTCAGAGTCAGGCCGCGGAGGAAGGCGGAGAAGTCCGGACAGACACAG TGTGGCAGTGGAAGGGTGACGAGGGTCAATGGGAGCAGTATTCGCCTGCAGCCTGCGCCTTGTTGAACTCCGCCGTCTCTTCGGGGGAAGCCTCCGTCAGTCTCGCTCTGGGATCTGGGACGGCCTACGAAGTCGACCTGAAGAAGATGGTGCAGATTAATCCGGTGACAAAATACAAGAGGAAGATTCGCTCTCAAACAGTTAAAtcag AGAGTGTTAATGAAGCCAGTGACTCTACTGCTCTCAATGGGATGACAGTTCAAgttaaagaggaggaagaggaggaggaggaggaggagaaacctgCACCTAAGAGGAGGAAGGCGCAAAGCAAGAGtcagacaaaaactgaaaaaacacccaaagaagaaatgaaaaatgaag AGGTCACGAGGACGGTGGTCATGAAAGGCAAAGCTCCAGTGGACTCTGAATGCAAAGCCAAACTCGGAAAG GCTCATGTTTACTGTGAAGGAAATGATGTTTACGACGTGATGTTAAATCag ACAAATCTCCAgtttaacaacaacaaatattacctgatccagctgctgcaggacgacAGCTCCAAGCTTTACAGCGTGTGGATGAGATGGGGCCGAG TGGGCAAAGTAGGTCAAAGCAGCCTGACACCCTGTGCTGGAGATCTGCTGAAAGCCAAAGATATCTTCAAGAAAAAGTTCTTGGATAAGACCAAGAACGAGTGGGAACACCGGGCCGCTTTTGAGAAAGTGGCTGGAAAGTACGACATGGTGTTCATGGACTACAGCACAAACgaaaag cAGGAGGAGACCACAGTGAGCACTGTacccaagaagaagaagagctccATGCTGGACGTGAAGATCCAGTCTCTCCTCGAGCTCATCTGTGACCTTAAAGCCATGGAGGAGTGTGTGCTGGAGATGAAGTTTGACACCCGGAAAGCTCCTCTCG GCAAACTGACCTCGGAGCAGATCCGTGCGGGCTACACTGCGCTGCAGAGAATCGAGGCGTGTTTGAAGAGGAAGGGCAACAGACGTGAACTGCTGGAGGCCTGCAACCAGTTCTACACCCGCATCCCTCACGACTTTGG GTTGAAAACTCCCCCGATGATCGACACGAAGGAGGAGCTGAAGGAAAAGATTGCACTGCTGGAG gcaCTAAGTGACATCCAGATAGCCGTGAAAATGGTCCAGTCCAGCGAGAACGGTGACGAACATCCTCTGGACAGACAGTACAGCTCCCTCCAGTGCAAACTACAGCCTCTGGACTGCCGCAGTGATGAGTTCAAG GTTATAGAAAAATATCTGCAGTCCACTCACGCCTCCACCCATCAGGACTACACCATGACCGTCCTTGACATGTTCTCAGtggacagagacggagagagcaaCAACTTCCTCTCACAGCTTCACAACAG GACTCTGCTGTGGCACGGTTCCCGTCTGTCTAACTGGGTCGGGATCCTCAGCCAAGGGCTCAGAGTGGCTCCACCTGAAGCTCCAGCCACTGGATACATG TTTGGTAAAGGTATCTACTTTGCTGACATGTCGTCAAAGAGCGCCAACTACTGCTTCGCCAGTCAGCAGAATCACGTTgggctgttgctgctgtgtgag GTCGCGCTGGGAGACTGTCATGAGCTGCTTGATGCCGACTACGAGGCCAGTAATCTGCCGGCTGGAAAACACAGCACCAAGGGCCTGGGACAGACCGGACCTGACCCCAAAAACTCAGTCACCCT ggACGGGGTCACAGTGCCGA
- the parp2 gene encoding poly [ADP-ribose] polymerase 2 isoform X2 encodes MRRTRASRSQSQAAEEGGEVRTDTVWQWKGDEGQWEQYSPAACALLNSAVSSGEASVSLALGSGTAYEVDLKKMVQINPVTKYKRKIRSQTVKSESVNEASDSTALNGMTVQVKEEEEEEEEEEKPAPKRRKAQSKSQTKTEKTPKEEMKNEEVTRTVVMKGKAPVDSECKAKLGKAHVYCEGNDVYDVMLNQTNLQFNNNKYYLIQLLQDDSSKLYSVWMRWGRVGKVGQSSLTPCAGDLLKAKDIFKKKFLDKTKNEWEHRAAFEKVAGKYDMVFMDYSTNEKEETTVSTVPKKKKSSMLDVKIQSLLELICDLKAMEECVLEMKFDTRKAPLGKLTSEQIRAGYTALQRIEACLKRKGNRRELLEACNQFYTRIPHDFGLKTPPMIDTKEELKEKIALLEALSDIQIAVKMVQSSENGDEHPLDRQYSSLQCKLQPLDCRSDEFKVIEKYLQSTHASTHQDYTMTVLDMFSVDRDGESNNFLSQLHNRTLLWHGSRLSNWVGILSQGLRVAPPEAPATGYMFGKGIYFADMSSKSANYCFASQQNHVGLLLLCEVALGDCHELLDADYEASNLPAGKHSTKGLGQTGPDPKNSVTLDGVTVPMGPGVKTGVGKNGAYSLLYNEFIVYNPAQTRMRYLLRIQFNYSSLW; translated from the exons ATGAGGAGAACCAGGGCGTCGAGGAGTCAGAGTCAGGCCGCGGAGGAAGGCGGAGAAGTCCGGACAGACACAG TGTGGCAGTGGAAGGGTGACGAGGGTCAATGGGAGCAGTATTCGCCTGCAGCCTGCGCCTTGTTGAACTCCGCCGTCTCTTCGGGGGAAGCCTCCGTCAGTCTCGCTCTGGGATCTGGGACGGCCTACGAAGTCGACCTGAAGAAGATGGTGCAGATTAATCCGGTGACAAAATACAAGAGGAAGATTCGCTCTCAAACAGTTAAAtcag AGAGTGTTAATGAAGCCAGTGACTCTACTGCTCTCAATGGGATGACAGTTCAAgttaaagaggaggaagaggaggaggaggaggaggagaaacctgCACCTAAGAGGAGGAAGGCGCAAAGCAAGAGtcagacaaaaactgaaaaaacacccaaagaagaaatgaaaaatgaag AGGTCACGAGGACGGTGGTCATGAAAGGCAAAGCTCCAGTGGACTCTGAATGCAAAGCCAAACTCGGAAAG GCTCATGTTTACTGTGAAGGAAATGATGTTTACGACGTGATGTTAAATCag ACAAATCTCCAgtttaacaacaacaaatattacctgatccagctgctgcaggacgacAGCTCCAAGCTTTACAGCGTGTGGATGAGATGGGGCCGAG TGGGCAAAGTAGGTCAAAGCAGCCTGACACCCTGTGCTGGAGATCTGCTGAAAGCCAAAGATATCTTCAAGAAAAAGTTCTTGGATAAGACCAAGAACGAGTGGGAACACCGGGCCGCTTTTGAGAAAGTGGCTGGAAAGTACGACATGGTGTTCATGGACTACAGCACAAACgaaaag GAGGAGACCACAGTGAGCACTGTacccaagaagaagaagagctccATGCTGGACGTGAAGATCCAGTCTCTCCTCGAGCTCATCTGTGACCTTAAAGCCATGGAGGAGTGTGTGCTGGAGATGAAGTTTGACACCCGGAAAGCTCCTCTCG GCAAACTGACCTCGGAGCAGATCCGTGCGGGCTACACTGCGCTGCAGAGAATCGAGGCGTGTTTGAAGAGGAAGGGCAACAGACGTGAACTGCTGGAGGCCTGCAACCAGTTCTACACCCGCATCCCTCACGACTTTGG GTTGAAAACTCCCCCGATGATCGACACGAAGGAGGAGCTGAAGGAAAAGATTGCACTGCTGGAG gcaCTAAGTGACATCCAGATAGCCGTGAAAATGGTCCAGTCCAGCGAGAACGGTGACGAACATCCTCTGGACAGACAGTACAGCTCCCTCCAGTGCAAACTACAGCCTCTGGACTGCCGCAGTGATGAGTTCAAG GTTATAGAAAAATATCTGCAGTCCACTCACGCCTCCACCCATCAGGACTACACCATGACCGTCCTTGACATGTTCTCAGtggacagagacggagagagcaaCAACTTCCTCTCACAGCTTCACAACAG GACTCTGCTGTGGCACGGTTCCCGTCTGTCTAACTGGGTCGGGATCCTCAGCCAAGGGCTCAGAGTGGCTCCACCTGAAGCTCCAGCCACTGGATACATG TTTGGTAAAGGTATCTACTTTGCTGACATGTCGTCAAAGAGCGCCAACTACTGCTTCGCCAGTCAGCAGAATCACGTTgggctgttgctgctgtgtgag GTCGCGCTGGGAGACTGTCATGAGCTGCTTGATGCCGACTACGAGGCCAGTAATCTGCCGGCTGGAAAACACAGCACCAAGGGCCTGGGACAGACCGGACCTGACCCCAAAAACTCAGTCACCCT ggACGGGGTCACAGTGCCGA